One Desulfurobacterium indicum genomic window, TCTTAAAGAACATGGAGGAACAAAGAACGGCTTTTACGTTAGAAACTTAGATACTGTTATCGGTAAGCTTGAAAATCTGAGAATTCCAAGAGATAGAGAGGGAAAATTCAGAACAAAGTTGATAGAACCTTATAGAAGAAGAGATATCAATCTTGAAGACTTAATACTTGGGATGTTTGCCTCTGGTATGAGTGCAAGAGCAGTAGCCCAGGCTCTTGAAAGCGTGTTTGAACTTAAATACTCACCCTCAACCATAAGCAAAATATCGCAGGTAACCTTAGAGGAAATA contains:
- a CDS encoding transposase, whose protein sequence is MRNGITSWGTPHKYQPQEAKMELQKILPDLVKEVVKQTLESIMTAEREVFLKEHGGTKNGFYVRNLDTVIGKLENLRIPRDREGKFRTKLIEPYRRRDINLEDLILGMFASGMSARAVAQALESVFELKYSPSTISKISQVTLEEI